TTAACCTACCCTGTGTAACAGCAGGCTACTAAACAAAAACGATATGAAAAAAGTAGTAAGAACCGCCGCAATGATCGCTTTGTTATTGACAACAACTGTTGGCTTTGCCAGCGAGCCCAAACTAAGTGTTGTACCAAATGAAAATGTAAAAAGCTTTGTTTACGAACTAGATGCCCATGCGGGAAGAACAACTATCAAGTTCATGGACGAAGAGCAAAATGTTATATTCTTTGAAACTGTTGAAAAGGCTGACTATGCCAAGAAATTTGATCTTTCTAACCTTAAAGATGGTTTGTACTTCTTTAAATCTGAAGATGAGTTAAGTTCAGTTTCTTACACAATTAGTGTAAAAGGAAGTGATGTAGAGGTAATTGATAAAAAAGAAAACAGTAAACCGGTCTTTAGAATTAAAGGAGAAATGGTTTTCTTAAACCTTTTGAACCTTGACAGCAAAGATGTTGAAATAAAGGTTTTTGATAGCAGTAACAGATTGGTCTTCTCGGAAAAAAGAGAAAACCAAATGGTTATTGAGAAAGCATTTGATTTTACCAAAGCTTACGAAGGTGAGTACACCGTTGTAGTAAGAGATAGTAAGGAAACTTATTACAAAGAGGTTTCGGTAAACTAAGATAGTTTAAGTTGAGTTGAGTTAATTGCCCCTAATGTTGTTGAGAGCGTTAGGGGCTTTTTTTATTCTCATAAATAAGAATAGGCCCAATATATTAGGACAAATTGCAAAGGTAGTCTCAAAAGTAACAACCATTTAGGAAAACCTGCAGAAGCCTTTATACTTGAAAGCATATAAAAATGCACTAACAGGAAAACGGCTAACATGAGTATAAGACCATAAATAGCATAGTTTTTTGTGGGTGAAAAACAAACGCCAACTCCTAAAACAATTTCCGCTAGACCACTAAGTAGTACCAATAGCTTATGATTGGGTAAATATTGAGGCATAATCCTCATATAGGCCTTAGGCTTAATAAAATGCATGATACCTGCCATTACGTAAATTATACCCATTACGTATAGATGCCACGAATAATTCATGGTTTTGGTAGATATTTTTTTAAACGCTCACGTTTGTATTCGGGTAGTGCGGTGTTGGATAAAGCCAGTTGCAGTAGTTTAGAATCTTTGGAGCGCATATATAGTAGGTGATAAAAATCTTTTACCGTAAGCGCATTTTTAGATTGCTCTATTAACACCAATTCATCGCCTTTTTTTACTTTTCCTTCTTCTAGTATTCGCACGTAAGTGCCTGGAAACCCATAATCTATGTATTGTTTTAAAATACTCTGGTCTTCAAAACGGATTCCTAATTTATAACAAGGTTCTCTAGGTTGAGATACTTGAACCAATGCGGTTCCTAGTTTGTACATATCTCCTATGCGAACTTTAGATTCATCCAGGCCACTAATGGTGAGGTTTTCTCCAAACATACCCCAGTTCCAATCTAGATTTGGATATAAGTTTTTCCAATAATCATAATGGTTTTCGGAAAACAGATAACAAGCTTT
This genomic interval from Zobellia roscoffensis contains the following:
- a CDS encoding MOSC domain-containing protein; this encodes MKVISTNIGSPTTITWNGKDEQTGIFKYPVDEPIRLGKVDVAKDTVIDRVHHAGVDKACYLFSENHYDYWKNLYPNLDWNWGMFGENLTISGLDESKVRIGDMYKLGTALVQVSQPREPCYKLGIRFEDQSILKQYIDYGFPGTYVRILEEGKVKKGDELVLIEQSKNALTVKDFYHLLYMRSKDSKLLQLALSNTALPEYKRERLKKYLPKP
- a CDS encoding DoxX family protein, which codes for MNYSWHLYVMGIIYVMAGIMHFIKPKAYMRIMPQYLPNHKLLVLLSGLAEIVLGVGVCFSPTKNYAIYGLILMLAVFLLVHFYMLSSIKASAGFPKWLLLLRLPLQFVLIYWAYSYL